The stretch of DNA GAAATGTTAATGTTATATTAGGAAAAAATGCTCAGGGAAAGACAAATATGCTTGAGAGTGTATATCTGTTTTCCCAGGGTAAAAGTTTTAGAGCTAGCCGTGACCGTGATCTTATTCGTTTTAACTCTGTAAAATCAAATCTCCAAATGGAGTTTTCAACCGATAAAAGAGAACAGCTTTATGAAATCAATCTTTTTTCAGATAAACGCCGGCGTATTTTTCTAAATGAAGTCGAAATTAAAAAATATGCAGACATGAACGGAAACTTTTATACAGTTCTGTTTGCACCAGAGCATTTAAATTTAGTTAAAGAAGGTCCTAGTGAGAGACGTAAATTTCTTGACATTGCGATTTCTTCTTTAAAACCTCGTTATTTTAAGGCAACAGAGGATTACTCAAGGCTTTTGATTCATAAGAATGCTTTGCTTCGTGATATTCATAA from Bacillota bacterium encodes:
- the recF gene encoding DNA replication and repair protein RecF (All proteins in this family for which functions are known are DNA-binding proteins that assist the filamentation of RecA onto DNA for the initiation of recombination or recombinational repair.) translates to MKVTRLVLDDFRNISHIDVNFAGNVNVILGKNAQGKTNMLESVYLFSQGKSFRASRDRDLIRFNSVKSNLQMEFSTDKREQLYEINLFSDKRRRIFLNEVEIKKYADMNGNFYTVLFAPEHLNLVKEGPSERRKFLDIAISSLKPRYFKATEDYSRLLIHKNALLRDIH